The following are encoded in a window of Brevibacillus sp. DP1.3A genomic DNA:
- a CDS encoding DJ-1/PfpI family protein, with translation MESKQWRVGIFLFDDVEVLDFAGPLEVFSVTSMENGSHIPFRVETVSEKGSMIQTLNGLKVQPDYSFANMPVFDILIIPGGVGAREREVHNEQVIKWIREQMQQVELMTSVCTGAFLLAKAGLLSGKKATTHWASLDRMEKEFPEVIVQKGVKFVDEGNIVTSAGISAGINMSFHIIKRLVGAEVAEQTAKTMEYDIVL, from the coding sequence ATGGAGAGCAAGCAATGGCGAGTAGGAATTTTTTTATTTGACGATGTGGAGGTATTGGATTTTGCAGGTCCGCTTGAAGTATTCTCGGTGACGTCTATGGAAAATGGCAGCCATATACCTTTTCGTGTAGAAACGGTATCGGAAAAAGGGAGCATGATTCAGACGCTGAATGGTCTGAAGGTTCAACCTGATTACAGCTTTGCCAATATGCCTGTTTTTGATATTCTCATCATTCCTGGCGGGGTAGGTGCGAGGGAACGAGAAGTACATAATGAGCAGGTGATCAAATGGATTCGTGAGCAAATGCAGCAGGTGGAGCTGATGACCTCTGTCTGCACAGGAGCTTTTTTACTTGCAAAAGCAGGCTTATTATCGGGCAAAAAGGCAACGACCCATTGGGCCAGTCTCGATCGAATGGAAAAGGAATTTCCAGAAGTTATTGTGCAAAAAGGAGTAAAATTCGTGGATGAAGGAAATATCGTGACATCTGCTGGGATCTCAGCGGGAATCAATATGTCCTTTCACATCATTAAACGATTAGTAGGTGCGGAAGTAGCAGAACAGACTGCGAAGACAATGGAGTATGATATTGTCCTCTAA
- a CDS encoding M23 family metallopeptidase, translating to MKNVWISLGVGAILLTGCAAQSEATAIPSTTESPTKKEEGAKTMTVKTESFVQALLNGKIEDVYEQTSSSFKQQVSKAQFVEGYTAFSSGVKSWNHHSHTSVNGSDYDTWVDQDAKRGLVLTTDEKGIITGVLLKPLQSYPDTDNALTKLAYSAPFAGEWYVFWGGQNVLSNYHYEVEGQRYAYDLIQVKNGLSYKGDPAKNESYFAFGQEILAPQTGTVVHVVNDIKDNVPVGAMNAQQPAGNVVILDHGNGEFSYFAHLKEGSAKVKVGDRVEKGDLLGVCGNSGNSSEPHLHYQVSDGKDLFTSKSLRVQWENGLNPRQGESITSK from the coding sequence ATGAAAAACGTATGGATTTCACTAGGGGTAGGAGCAATTCTTTTGACAGGATGTGCTGCGCAATCAGAAGCAACCGCAATCCCCTCTACTACTGAATCTCCCACAAAGAAAGAAGAAGGTGCAAAGACGATGACGGTTAAAACGGAATCTTTTGTGCAAGCTCTCCTTAACGGAAAAATAGAGGATGTATATGAGCAAACAAGCTCGTCATTCAAACAGCAGGTTTCAAAAGCACAGTTTGTAGAAGGGTATACTGCTTTTAGCTCGGGGGTGAAGTCGTGGAATCACCATTCCCACACGTCCGTAAACGGCAGTGATTATGACACCTGGGTGGATCAGGACGCCAAACGGGGCCTTGTCCTTACGACGGATGAAAAAGGGATCATTACCGGCGTTTTATTAAAGCCGTTGCAAAGCTACCCTGACACCGACAATGCTTTGACAAAGCTAGCGTATAGCGCACCGTTTGCAGGTGAGTGGTATGTGTTCTGGGGAGGTCAGAATGTCCTTTCAAACTATCACTACGAGGTGGAGGGCCAACGCTATGCATACGATCTGATTCAGGTCAAAAACGGATTATCCTACAAAGGTGATCCTGCGAAAAACGAGAGCTACTTCGCATTCGGGCAAGAAATACTCGCACCGCAGACAGGAACCGTCGTGCATGTCGTCAATGATATCAAGGATAATGTCCCTGTCGGAGCGATGAACGCGCAGCAGCCCGCTGGCAACGTCGTCATCCTCGATCATGGCAACGGAGAATTCAGCTACTTCGCCCATTTAAAGGAAGGCTCCGCCAAGGTGAAGGTTGGCGATCGTGTGGAGAAAGGGGATTTGCTTGGGGTATGTGGCAACTCTGGCAATTCCAGCGAGCCTCATCTGCATTATCAGGTTTCTGACGGTAAAGATTTGTTCACTAGTAAATCCCTTCGCGTACAGTGGGAGAACGGATTGAATCCGCGTCAAGGTGAAAGCATTACCTCGAAGTAA
- a CDS encoding response regulator transcription factor encodes MKDAAILLVDDEQAILQLLETVLHKEGFHSIDKVKTSEEALCACERKSYDLIVLDVTLPNMSGIEACPFIRRLTDAPILFLSARDTDFDKLTGFAVGGDDYVTKPFNPMEIVARIKALLRRTRKPNPVVPTAPIQGVYDFGRFQVYEAAGELCVEGKVIPCPSLVFQLLLFLCKNPNRIFSKSELYERVWGVNSLRDDNTIMVHIHRIRERIEPDPAQPEFLVNVRGLGYKMVKKGLPYEY; translated from the coding sequence GTGAAAGATGCAGCTATCCTTCTCGTGGACGACGAGCAAGCCATTCTCCAATTGCTTGAGACTGTACTGCACAAAGAAGGATTCCACTCGATCGACAAGGTGAAAACGTCCGAGGAGGCGCTCTGTGCATGCGAACGAAAAAGCTATGACCTGATTGTCCTGGACGTAACGCTTCCGAACATGAGCGGCATAGAAGCATGTCCATTCATCCGCCGTCTGACGGATGCGCCGATTTTGTTCTTGAGTGCGAGAGATACCGATTTTGACAAGCTGACTGGATTTGCCGTTGGCGGAGATGATTACGTGACGAAGCCGTTTAATCCGATGGAAATCGTCGCACGCATCAAGGCATTGCTTCGCCGTACGCGCAAACCGAACCCGGTCGTACCGACAGCACCCATTCAAGGGGTCTATGATTTTGGGCGTTTTCAAGTCTATGAAGCAGCAGGGGAGCTCTGTGTGGAGGGGAAAGTCATTCCTTGTCCGTCCCTTGTTTTTCAACTGTTGCTATTTTTGTGCAAAAATCCGAATCGGATATTTTCGAAAAGCGAGCTGTACGAACGAGTATGGGGCGTGAATAGCTTACGTGACGACAACACCATCATGGTACATATCCACCGGATTCGGGAGCGCATCGAGCCCGATCCAGCGCAACCGGAGTTTTTGGTGAACGTCAGGGGACTCGGGTACAAAATGGTGAAAAAGGGCCTTCCTTATGAATATTAA
- a CDS encoding sensor histidine kinase KdpD: MNIKSRIALHLIMWLVLVGLILFVLAGFTLYWTLEEMSKVQSSRQFESVGLQRLIQTIEVEGEDVRFDPKLLEEVRESGGWLQRIDEKGYVTDSFFTPPDVPSYYGPGQLTAYWLRKSPFPYQLSLWIQEKDGVVHTLLYGMTNRDDDFLQQMIKEADRKNNEIMLPPSVQNQLKSKAGWVQLLDPKGAELASFNKPAKAIKDFSVEELALRSIYPDRYGATIVSHYDQKSGQTWVLSYPLPGTTPGEEPLLTPESKALFIGMGMLLLSAMFVFGIVSYLFGQRFGAPIVHVLRWLTFLRGGKYEEPANADGVPLSQDKRGKRKRKYRIYQDVIDSMDSLSQTLYRNEKLRQETEQLRNEWIAGVSHDLKTPLSSVKGYAHLLGNAEYTWTTEEVHTFAKIILDKSAYMEDLINDLALTYRLRNGQGAPTVELVDLNVFTAEAITEAAKHPLYPEGCIRFTPSAEPVYMLVYKPWFQRIVDNLVANALIHNESGTIVSISVQAVEPSTAMLIFSDNGSGMDEETADRLFERYYRGTDTESRTEGSGLGMVITKALVEAFGGSIEVKTAVGQGTTISITWEAEQSPRA; the protein is encoded by the coding sequence ATGAATATTAAGAGTAGAATCGCGCTCCATCTGATCATGTGGTTGGTGCTGGTTGGCCTCATTCTTTTTGTGTTAGCCGGGTTTACGTTATATTGGACGCTTGAAGAAATGTCAAAAGTACAGTCCTCTCGTCAATTTGAGAGTGTCGGCTTGCAGAGGCTGATCCAGACCATTGAAGTAGAGGGAGAGGATGTCCGTTTTGACCCGAAGCTGCTCGAGGAGGTGCGAGAAAGCGGAGGGTGGCTTCAGCGAATTGATGAAAAGGGTTATGTCACCGACTCTTTCTTTACCCCGCCTGACGTACCCAGCTACTACGGTCCTGGCCAATTAACGGCTTATTGGCTCCGAAAAAGCCCGTTTCCGTATCAGCTATCGCTATGGATACAGGAAAAAGACGGCGTAGTACACACCTTGCTGTATGGAATGACGAACCGCGATGACGACTTCTTGCAGCAGATGATTAAGGAGGCTGATCGTAAAAATAACGAGATCATGCTTCCTCCAAGCGTCCAAAATCAATTGAAGAGTAAAGCGGGCTGGGTACAGCTCCTTGATCCGAAGGGAGCGGAGCTGGCTTCATTCAATAAGCCTGCAAAAGCGATTAAGGATTTCTCGGTGGAAGAACTGGCGCTACGCTCGATATACCCAGATCGCTACGGAGCAACAATCGTATCGCATTATGATCAAAAAAGCGGCCAAACCTGGGTACTCAGTTATCCGTTGCCAGGAACGACTCCCGGGGAAGAACCGCTATTGACACCGGAAAGTAAGGCCCTTTTCATCGGGATGGGCATGTTGCTCTTGTCGGCGATGTTCGTCTTCGGGATTGTGTCCTACTTGTTCGGACAGCGATTTGGTGCACCGATTGTTCACGTTTTACGATGGCTGACCTTTCTGCGTGGAGGAAAGTACGAGGAGCCAGCCAATGCGGATGGTGTTCCGCTCAGCCAAGACAAGCGAGGGAAGAGAAAGCGCAAATACCGTATCTACCAAGATGTGATTGACTCGATGGATTCTTTGTCGCAAACGCTTTATCGCAATGAAAAGCTGCGCCAAGAAACGGAGCAATTGAGAAATGAGTGGATCGCAGGCGTTTCCCATGATCTGAAAACACCACTGTCCTCTGTCAAAGGGTACGCGCATCTGTTAGGAAATGCTGAGTATACGTGGACGACAGAAGAGGTACATACTTTCGCCAAAATTATTTTGGACAAGTCAGCGTATATGGAAGACTTGATCAACGATTTGGCGCTGACGTATCGATTGAGGAACGGACAAGGCGCCCCTACAGTCGAGCTCGTTGACCTGAATGTTTTCACCGCTGAAGCCATTACCGAAGCAGCAAAACATCCCTTGTACCCGGAAGGCTGCATCCGGTTTACCCCCTCTGCTGAACCTGTTTACATGCTCGTCTACAAGCCATGGTTTCAGCGTATCGTGGATAATCTGGTAGCTAATGCCTTGATTCATAACGAGAGTGGTACGATTGTGTCCATCAGCGTACAGGCAGTCGAGCCATCAACAGCAATGCTCATTTTTAGCGACAATGGTAGTGGGATGGATGAAGAAACAGCAGATCGACTTTTCGAGAGGTATTATCGTGGCACAGACACCGAGTCCCGCACGGAAGGCTCTGGCCTTGGGATGGTCATTACAAAAGCATTAGTGGAAGCGTTTGGTGGTTCAATCGAAGTGAAAACAGCTGTCGGGCAGGGGACGACGATTTCGATTACGTGGGAAGCGGAGCAATCGCCTCGGGCTTAA
- a CDS encoding methyl-accepting chemotaxis protein — protein MKTTKFSRSSSLRTKLVLLCLLLLAIPSLNIGIQGYYSASYSLDDMGSRILKNNVNLTIEMIDVLQKQVEAGKISKEDAQEQVKIHILGPKQSDGTRSINKNIDTGASGYMFVLDEKGVMLASPTIEGKNQWDAKDPDGIFFTQEMIKRGQEGGGFTYYQWLKPAEPDILYPKIAYSKLDPHWGWIVSASSYMEDFNAPAEEVLSDLMLVLGIFLIVGFVVSWYASGFISKPISLVTERVKEIAGGDLSGKDIVIKNRDEIGQLVHDVTHMTENLRQLISRVRISSLHVASTSEELTASAEQTSKATEQIAVTMQEIAIGAEDQSKTIDGTVKTINDMSSSLQQIASSSEQVSLTVDTTNMLVSNGNEAIVGSIAQMNSINTTVQELAESIKMLGHRSSEISKIIEVITSIAEQTNLLALNAAIEAARAGEHGRGFAVVANEVRILAEQSAKSTQQIKDLISAIQVDTNKAVYVMETTTSEVSAGIEVVHEASKAFQEILSGTTEVARQIQQVTTATHHMTTGAEQAVHSIEAIATTAETTAFGTQNISAAAEQQLASMEEISSSAASLSKMADELHESIQQFKV, from the coding sequence ATGAAAACAACCAAGTTCTCCCGTTCAAGCTCTCTTCGTACTAAGCTCGTCCTGTTATGTCTGCTACTATTGGCGATTCCTTCCCTTAACATTGGAATTCAGGGCTATTATTCTGCGAGCTACAGCTTGGACGACATGGGCAGCCGCATCTTAAAAAACAACGTGAACTTGACGATTGAAATGATTGATGTTCTCCAGAAACAGGTCGAAGCTGGCAAAATCAGCAAAGAAGATGCACAAGAGCAAGTAAAAATTCACATCCTCGGGCCTAAGCAATCTGATGGAACCCGCTCCATTAACAAAAATATCGATACTGGTGCCAGTGGATACATGTTCGTTCTGGATGAGAAAGGTGTCATGCTGGCCTCTCCTACAATCGAGGGGAAGAATCAGTGGGATGCAAAAGATCCTGACGGTATCTTTTTTACCCAAGAAATGATTAAGCGTGGCCAGGAAGGTGGCGGCTTTACATACTATCAGTGGTTGAAGCCAGCGGAGCCAGATATTCTCTATCCGAAAATCGCCTACTCCAAGCTAGACCCTCACTGGGGATGGATCGTAAGTGCAAGCAGCTACATGGAAGACTTCAATGCCCCTGCCGAAGAAGTACTGTCTGATTTGATGCTCGTGCTGGGAATCTTCTTGATCGTCGGATTCGTCGTCTCGTGGTACGCCTCTGGGTTCATTTCCAAGCCGATCTCCTTGGTTACCGAGCGTGTGAAAGAAATTGCTGGTGGTGATCTGTCCGGAAAAGACATCGTGATAAAAAACCGTGATGAAATTGGGCAATTGGTACATGACGTGACCCATATGACAGAGAATTTGCGCCAGCTCATCTCTCGCGTCCGCATCAGCTCTCTGCATGTTGCTTCTACCTCTGAGGAGCTGACGGCGAGTGCAGAACAGACGAGCAAGGCAACCGAGCAAATTGCCGTCACGATGCAAGAGATCGCCATCGGAGCAGAGGATCAGTCCAAAACGATCGATGGAACGGTTAAGACGATCAACGATATGTCCTCGAGTCTGCAACAAATTGCATCCAGTTCCGAACAAGTCTCTCTGACAGTCGATACAACGAACATGCTGGTCTCAAACGGCAATGAAGCGATTGTCGGTAGCATCGCTCAAATGAATTCCATCAACACTACTGTCCAAGAGCTGGCAGAATCAATCAAAATGCTTGGTCACCGCTCTTCAGAAATCAGCAAAATTATTGAGGTCATCACATCAATTGCCGAACAAACGAACCTGTTGGCGCTAAACGCTGCGATCGAAGCTGCCCGTGCTGGAGAGCATGGACGTGGATTTGCTGTCGTCGCCAATGAAGTACGTATCTTGGCCGAGCAATCAGCAAAATCTACTCAACAGATTAAAGACCTCATTAGCGCGATTCAAGTCGATACGAACAAAGCCGTATACGTGATGGAGACGACGACATCTGAGGTTTCGGCTGGAATCGAAGTCGTACATGAAGCCAGCAAGGCCTTCCAGGAAATTTTGTCTGGAACGACAGAAGTAGCACGTCAAATTCAGCAAGTTACCACAGCCACACATCACATGACAACCGGAGCAGAGCAAGCTGTCCATTCCATTGAAGCGATTGCCACCACTGCGGAGACAACGGCTTTCGGAACACAAAACATTTCTGCTGCCGCTGAACAACAATTAGCCTCTATGGAGGAAATTTCGTCCTCTGCTGCTTCCTTGTCAAAAATGGCGGACGAGCTGCATGAATCGATTCAGCAATTTAAGGTATAA
- a CDS encoding lipoate--protein ligase, whose product MKFIDNQGITDPRINLAIEEYALKHLPNSDDYLLFYINEPSIIIGKNQNTIEEINATYVEENNIHVVRRLSGGGAVYHDLGNLNFSFITNDDGESFHNFRKFTAPVVQALKTLGVEAELTGRNDIQVGERKISGNAQYSTKGRMFSHGTLLFDSEMENVVSALKVNAEKIQSKGIKSIRSRVANISEFLETKMTIEEFRLAILRSIFGEGEIEEYKLTEKDWENINELSRSRYQTWEWNYGKSPKSNYRQSKRFDIGTVEIQLDIEKGKVKEAKIYGDFFGVRDVAELEAVLRDTPYDRASISDRLADINLQEFFGKLDQASFVDLLLV is encoded by the coding sequence ATGAAATTCATCGATAATCAAGGGATTACAGATCCACGCATCAATTTGGCGATTGAGGAGTACGCCCTGAAGCATTTGCCTAACAGTGACGACTACTTGCTGTTTTATATTAATGAACCTTCTATTATTATCGGGAAAAACCAAAACACAATTGAAGAGATTAATGCAACTTATGTAGAGGAAAACAATATCCACGTCGTTCGCAGACTGTCTGGAGGCGGCGCTGTTTATCACGATCTGGGCAATCTCAACTTCAGCTTTATTACGAATGATGACGGCGAGTCCTTCCACAATTTCCGCAAATTCACGGCTCCTGTGGTACAAGCCTTGAAAACATTAGGGGTAGAAGCAGAGCTGACAGGACGAAATGACATACAGGTCGGGGAACGAAAAATTTCTGGAAACGCGCAGTATTCGACCAAAGGACGCATGTTCAGCCACGGCACGCTGCTTTTTGATTCGGAGATGGAAAACGTCGTGTCTGCTCTCAAGGTAAACGCAGAGAAGATCCAGTCCAAAGGGATCAAATCTATTCGCAGCCGTGTCGCCAACATCTCGGAGTTTTTGGAGACGAAGATGACCATTGAAGAGTTCCGTCTGGCGATTCTCCGTTCGATTTTTGGAGAAGGGGAGATCGAAGAATATAAGCTAACTGAAAAGGACTGGGAGAACATTAACGAGCTTTCCCGTTCCCGTTACCAGACTTGGGAGTGGAACTACGGCAAATCTCCGAAAAGCAACTATCGTCAATCCAAACGTTTCGATATCGGCACCGTGGAGATTCAGCTTGATATTGAGAAAGGCAAAGTGAAAGAAGCGAAAATATACGGAGATTTCTTCGGTGTACGTGATGTAGCGGAGCTGGAAGCAGTGCTGCGAGATACGCCGTATGATCGTGCCTCAATCAGTGATCGACTGGCCGATATCAATCTTCAAGAGTTTTTCGGGAAGCTGGATCAAGCGTCTTTTGTCGATCTATTGCTCGTCTAA